The Thermus neutrinimicus DNA window TCGGGATGCGCCTCTACCCCGAGGAGCCTCCCCGGACCCTCGGGGAGTGGTGGGAGGCCCACCGGAAGGGGGGCGGAGGGTGATCCGGCGCCTCGCCGGGGTCCTCTGGGCCCTGGCCCAGACTCTCCCCGACCCCGAGCGGGACCCCGACCTGGGGCCCTTCTGCACCTACCTGCGCCAGAAGTACGGCCGCCACGCCCTGGACCTCTCCCCCGAGGTCTGGGAGGAGGGGCTTTTGGAGCTCATCGCCGAGACCATCGCCGAGGGGTGGGACCGGTACGGGGCCCCCTCGGCCGCCCGGGATCCCGAGGGGGAGGGGTACATCGCCAGCGCCGAGGTGGGCCCGGAAACCATCCTCGCGCGGGGCCAGACGAAGCGGGAGGCCTACCGGGAGGCCCGGAGGGCGTGGGTGCGGCGGCTTTTGGGGTAGACGGGACGGTCCAGCTGGAGTGACTGGATCCCAAGGAGGGCTGCTTTGTCTGGGTGGCCTGGTCCGGCACGGCCGGAGGCGGGGTCCATCGGGACCGGAGCCGGATCGCCCGCCACGAGCTCATGCCCCACCTTTCCCCCACCTCCGGGGAACACCTGAACTGAGCCCGGGATGACCTCCTTGCCCGGGCCTGGGAGTCCATTGAGGCCTACGGCCGCGAAGGCCGAGGGGAGGGAGGCGTGGTGAGGAACCCCATGGAGCTGAGGATTGGCCGCGTGCACGGCCTCTTCGTGGATCACCTCCTGCGGGATCCCGGGTTGCGGGGGACCCTTCCCCACCCCTGTCCTGGTAGCCCTGGACCCCTCGGGCCCCGAGCTGATGGCCTATGCCCTGGAGGCGGCCAGGGGGACCCTGGTCTACGCCCCCTTCCAGGGAGGGCCCCATCCTGCCCGACCGGGCGGCCTAGGCCCCCGCCTTCTCCCAGGTGGGGAGGGCCTCGAGGAGGAGGCGGGAGAGGGCCCTGGGGTCCGAGAGGCGCCGGCTGGCGTCCAGGATCTCAATCCCCAAGAGCCTTCCCTCCCTGTCCCAGTCCAGGGCTACCCCCGGGGCTACCTCCTCCACGGTGGCGGGGCCCTCCCCGAAGGCGATGTAGAGGGCATCGGCTTCCGGGTCGTAAGTGATTCGCATGCTTCCTCCTTTCAGAGACCCCCCTTGGGCAGGAAGTAGACGTAAACGGTGATGACCACTAAGGCGTCCTCTTCCTCCACGAAGATGGGCCGAACCTGCTTGGCATTGTAGCGCCGACCGTTCCACTCCCCCGCGAAAGGGAACTCTAGGGTGGCGCTCCACCTTCCCTCCAGGGCTGGCGCCCAGGGGGCTTCCCGTATGGCCCGCTCCACCTCTTCCTGGGTGGCTCCTCGGGCGAGGCGCATACGAGCGTGGGCGGTGAGCCGGACGGGCTTCTCCCGCACGCCCCTGAGCTTACCCAAGGAGGGCCGCCTTTGTCTGGGTGGCCTAGGCCCTTCGGTGCGCCCTTCCGGAATCGCCCCAAGGGGGTGAGCGCCCGCTCAGCGCCGGGGGTGAGCGGTAAGCGCTCACCCTGAGCGCCTGGGTAGACTGCGGTCATGGACCACTCGGAAGGGGAAGACCTCGGCCAGACCCTCCTGCCCCCCCACCTGGCCGCCCGGGCCCTGGGGGTCTCCCCGGCCACCCTCCGGCGCTACGCCGCCCTGTGGGAGGGGGTGGTGGGCCCCCTGCCCCGGGACCCCCGGGGGGGCCGGCTCTGGCCCAAGGAGGCCCTGGCCCGCCTCCAGGCGGCCCGGGAGGCCCACCTGCGGGAAGGCCTCCCCCTGGAGGAGGCCCTGGCCCGGGTCCAGGGGGACTTCCCGGCCGCCGGCCTCGCCCTCCCCTCCGAGGGGGAGGCCCTGGCCCTCCTCCGGGCCCTGGCCGAACGGCTGGAGCGGGTGGAGGGGGAACTCCGGGCCCTGCGGGAGGAGAACGCCTGCCTCAGGGAGGCCTTGAAGGCCCTGGAGCCCCCGGTCAGCGAAGCTACCTTGAGGAGGCGGCCCTGGTGGCGGTTCTGGGGGCGGTGAGCCAGGGGGTTCGCACCTGGCCCGCCTACGCCTTGAGCTTTGGGGAAGCCTTTCCTTGGGGTTCTTGGGAACCTGGCCCTGGGAGCTTGCCCTAGAATGGGGGTTATGTGCAAAGACCCCGGCCGGATGAACAGCCGAGGCCTCTCCTCCCCAGGAGGCCTCCATCCTAACCCGGCCGGGGGAAGGAGGCAAGCGTGGAAACTCCAATCCGGCCGGGAAGCCTTCATCACGAGGAAGCCCGTAAAACCCTTGCCAGCATTCTGAACCTCCTCCAGAAGGACCGCGCCCTGGGGGAGAGGGCCCTCTCCCTCTTCGCGGCCTTCTACGGCCTCCCCCTGGAGGCCCTTCGCGCCCACCTCCTGGCCCCTCCCCCCCGCTCGGAGCGGGCCCGGGAGGCCTTCCAGCGGCCCTACCTCGCCCACTTCGCCCAGACCCTCCCCCGCTACCCCTACGCCACGGACGATCCCCAGGCGGGGGTGCGCGTCTACAAGCGGGAGAACGCCCTCAAGAGGGTCCACGTCCAGGTGGGCCACTACCCCCACGCCGTCTTGCGGCTCGTGGTGGACGTGGACCTTCCCTGGCCCCAGGCGGAGGAGAGGCTTCGTGCCCTCCCCCCCTCCCTGGTCCTGGTCAACCCGCGATCGGGCCACTTCCACGCCTGGTACGAGCTGGACCCCATCCCCCTCAAGCCCCCGCCCGGGCGGGAGGAGAGCCTGAAGGGGGCCCTGGCCCTCCTGGCGGAGGTGGAGGCGTTGCTGGAGGCCTACTACGGGGCGGACCCCAGCTACAACGGCCTCCTCTCCCGGAACCCCTTCCTCCACCCGTCGGAGTGGACCTGGGGCGGGGGGAAGCGGTGGAGCCTGCGGGACCTGCACCGGGAGCTCCGGGGGCTCCTCCCTTCCGGGAGGCGCAAGCGGCTGGATCCGGGGCTGGCCTCCTACGGGCGGAACAGGACCCTGTTTGACCGCCTCCGGGCGGAGGCCTACGCCCAGGTGGCCCTCTTCCGGGGGCATCCCGGGGGCCGGGAGGCCTTCCGGGCCTGGGTGGAGCAGAGGGCCCACGCCCTGAACCAGGCCCTCTTCCGGGACCACCCCAAGGGGCCCCTGAGCCCCCGGGAGGTCCACCACACGG harbors:
- a CDS encoding DUF2283 domain-containing protein — protein: MRITYDPEADALYIAFGEGPATVEEVAPGVALDWDREGRLLGIEILDASRRLSDPRALSRLLLEALPTWEKAGA
- a CDS encoding DUF4258 domain-containing protein, translating into MREKPVRLTAHARMRLARGATQEEVERAIREAPWAPALEGRWSATLEFPFAGEWNGRRYNAKQVRPIFVEEEDALVVITVYVYFLPKGGL
- a CDS encoding helix-turn-helix domain-containing protein — encoded protein: MDHSEGEDLGQTLLPPHLAARALGVSPATLRRYAALWEGVVGPLPRDPRGGRLWPKEALARLQAAREAHLREGLPLEEALARVQGDFPAAGLALPSEGEALALLRALAERLERVEGELRALREENACLREALKALEPPVSEATLRRRPWWRFWGR
- a CDS encoding primase C-terminal domain-containing protein codes for the protein METPIRPGSLHHEEARKTLASILNLLQKDRALGERALSLFAAFYGLPLEALRAHLLAPPPRSERAREAFQRPYLAHFAQTLPRYPYATDDPQAGVRVYKRENALKRVHVQVGHYPHAVLRLVVDVDLPWPQAEERLRALPPSLVLVNPRSGHFHAWYELDPIPLKPPPGREESLKGALALLAEVEALLEAYYGADPSYNGLLSRNPFLHPSEWTWGGGKRWSLRDLHRELRGLLPSGRRKRLDPGLASYGRNRTLFDRLRAEAYAQVALFRGHPGGREAFRAWVEQRAHALNQALFRDHPKGPLSPREVHHTAKSVAKWTYDRYQGGRVYAVSSTGRPDRSRLSPQARALIPPLQGQGLQEAVREGGKRRGSRRRKEAEERLVEALKRLQARGERITATALAREAGVHRNTAAKWLKRMRQ